A single window of Anaerocolumna chitinilytica DNA harbors:
- a CDS encoding ATP-binding protein, with amino-acid sequence MQIKELKIMDFGKFHQKNISLKTGINLIYGENETGKSTVHAFIRGMLFGIEKARGRVSKDDTYTRYQPWDSPLTYRGSLDYTIEGKDYRIIRNLEKNQKSISLLDLETGRELGSDNGSIRDMLGGLTESGYVNTVSISQQSIKTGAELAGEVRNYITNLSLAKNNEVDVNKALAFLQGKKKELEGKRPLQELKEIKELIEKGKLASQRGDNLVNQLNKVSGELRLVEEKLEQQAGDSTGMEDSFPYEEALGRYPVMEDKLRQYEARKKQIKELAEKENTLREEISKNSYPKSSELKLDMEDFRNSRKEKEAIETERESIAARASAIEKGRKKKALTLISLLLLVSIVIFFAGLVSHSLLWLAAIPLLLGTAAVGIYTNRKKPEDGFGERLNNLEARYQQGQKHREDILKKYRINSEDELIALQEASIKAELQNNFKEEQIKGYIGQERLLEENLIEEKKDLLMYLRLIPEEAEKLIPVDYEPGEKDLLKVRTYLTGKKEEQKRAKAELYKERDRLSLLAEQIKWELNSLADNEENLLFYQEKEKKLLEREEELRIELEAVGAAMETIRSLSQKIHDSFGTILNRKISSLVAEFTAGRYSDIRIDENLDIKAEIGEEYRLFDKLSIGTVEQFLFALRLGVSDVLYDKELPLLLDDCFAYYDDKRTKAALAYLAACNRQILLFTCHEREKAILDELGVSYNYINLGEI; translated from the coding sequence TTGCAGATTAAAGAGCTTAAGATAATGGATTTCGGAAAATTTCATCAGAAGAATATTTCCCTTAAGACAGGTATAAACCTGATTTATGGAGAAAATGAGACAGGCAAATCCACGGTTCATGCTTTTATCAGGGGAATGCTCTTTGGAATTGAAAAGGCCAGAGGAAGAGTATCAAAGGACGATACCTACACCAGATACCAGCCCTGGGACAGTCCTCTTACTTACCGGGGAAGTCTGGATTATACCATAGAGGGAAAGGACTACCGAATTATCCGCAATCTGGAGAAGAACCAGAAAAGTATAAGCCTTCTTGACCTTGAGACGGGAAGAGAGCTTGGAAGTGACAATGGAAGTATAAGAGATATGCTTGGGGGCCTTACGGAATCCGGCTATGTTAATACTGTGAGCATCTCTCAGCAGAGCATAAAAACCGGAGCAGAGCTGGCAGGTGAGGTCAGAAATTATATAACAAATCTGTCTTTGGCTAAGAATAATGAGGTAGATGTTAATAAGGCACTGGCGTTCCTTCAGGGAAAGAAGAAGGAGTTAGAGGGAAAAAGACCACTTCAGGAGTTAAAAGAAATAAAAGAGCTGATAGAAAAAGGAAAGCTTGCGAGTCAGCGCGGAGATAACCTTGTGAACCAGCTGAATAAGGTATCTGGCGAACTTCGCCTTGTAGAAGAGAAACTGGAACAGCAGGCGGGGGACAGCACAGGTATGGAAGACAGCTTTCCATATGAAGAAGCCTTGGGCAGGTATCCTGTTATGGAGGATAAGCTTCGTCAGTACGAGGCAAGGAAGAAACAGATAAAAGAACTTGCAGAGAAAGAGAACACCTTAAGGGAAGAAATATCTAAGAACAGTTACCCAAAGAGCAGTGAGTTAAAGCTGGACATGGAAGACTTCAGAAACTCCCGAAAGGAAAAGGAAGCAATCGAAACTGAGAGAGAAAGTATAGCAGCACGAGCCTCTGCAATAGAAAAGGGCAGGAAAAAGAAAGCACTGACCTTAATATCCCTCTTGCTGCTGGTTAGTATAGTGATTTTTTTTGCAGGTTTGGTAAGCCATAGTTTGCTTTGGCTGGCAGCCATTCCCTTACTGCTCGGGACAGCTGCTGTCGGGATATATACAAATAGAAAAAAACCTGAGGATGGGTTTGGCGAGAGGTTGAACAATCTAGAAGCCAGGTATCAACAGGGTCAAAAGCACAGAGAAGACATTCTAAAAAAATACCGCATTAATAGTGAAGATGAGCTTATAGCACTACAGGAAGCTTCTATAAAAGCCGAACTTCAGAATAATTTTAAAGAAGAGCAGATCAAGGGTTACATAGGGCAGGAGAGATTATTAGAAGAGAACTTAATAGAAGAAAAGAAGGACCTCCTGATGTATCTGAGGCTGATACCGGAAGAGGCTGAGAAATTGATTCCAGTGGACTACGAACCGGGAGAAAAGGACCTTCTGAAAGTACGGACGTATCTGACAGGGAAAAAGGAAGAGCAGAAAAGGGCGAAAGCGGAGCTATACAAAGAAAGAGACCGGCTTAGTCTACTTGCAGAGCAAATTAAATGGGAGCTTAATTCCTTAGCAGATAACGAAGAAAATCTCTTGTTCTATCAAGAAAAAGAAAAGAAGCTTCTGGAAAGGGAAGAGGAGCTTCGTATTGAGCTGGAAGCAGTGGGAGCCGCCATGGAAACTATCAGGTCACTGTCCCAGAAGATACATGATTCCTTTGGAACCATCCTAAACCGCAAAATTTCTTCTCTTGTGGCAGAGTTTACGGCAGGCAGATACAGTGATATCAGGATAGATGAGAATTTGGATATAAAAGCTGAGATAGGAGAGGAATACCGGCTGTTTGATAAACTAAGTATCGGAACGGTAGAACAGTTTTTATTTGCTTTAAGGCTTGGTGTTTCTGATGTTCTATATGACAAAGAACTTCCGCTGCTTCTGGATGATTGCTTTGCTTATTATGATGATAAGAGAACAAAAGCAGCACTGGCCTATCTTGCTGCCTGTAACAGGCAGATACTTCTCTTCACCTGCCACGAAAGAGAGAAAGCAATACTTGACGAACTTGGAGTATCTTATAACTATATTAACCTGGGAGAAATATGA
- a CDS encoding metallophosphoesterase family protein, which yields MKGMVTNMKFIHIADVHLGAKPDRGYSWSEERGKDIWESFFHITEECEKEEADLLLIAGDLFHKQPLIRELKEVAYALGKLSRTQVVLIAGNHDYINERSPYLSFAWPDNVHMLSDRDMDSIYLENINTEVYGFSYHAREIREPLYDRITPGCRERINILLAHGGTPDNIPIDRNALIRSGFDYIALGHIHKPEYLSERIAYPGSLEPMDKNETGERGYIRGDIVKEDEKSSSISSSFISSARCQYKKLALMIHPGMTNQEIRDNIREAISAQGKNHIYQFSLTGKRARDMIFDMDSFLNHGNILEVVDGTLPDYDFAALKEENEDNIIGFYIKAIEEGDFTKELGEKALYYGMEALLEAKNYK from the coding sequence ATGAAAGGCATGGTAACTAATATGAAATTTATTCATATAGCAGATGTGCACCTTGGTGCCAAACCCGACAGAGGATATTCCTGGTCAGAAGAGCGAGGAAAGGATATCTGGGAAAGCTTTTTCCATATAACAGAAGAGTGTGAAAAAGAGGAAGCAGACCTGCTCTTAATTGCGGGGGATTTGTTTCATAAGCAGCCGCTTATAAGAGAGCTAAAGGAAGTGGCCTATGCCTTGGGGAAGCTTTCCAGGACACAGGTGGTACTAATCGCCGGAAATCATGATTATATCAACGAGCGCTCTCCCTATTTGAGTTTTGCCTGGCCTGATAATGTACATATGCTGTCAGACCGTGATATGGACAGCATATATCTTGAGAATATCAATACCGAGGTTTACGGTTTCAGCTATCATGCAAGAGAGATAAGAGAACCGCTGTATGACAGGATAACTCCTGGTTGCAGGGAAAGAATCAATATACTTCTTGCTCACGGGGGAACCCCGGATAATATACCAATCGATAGAAATGCCTTGATCCGCTCTGGCTTTGATTATATTGCCCTGGGACATATCCATAAGCCGGAATATCTGTCGGAAAGAATTGCATACCCCGGCTCCCTGGAACCTATGGATAAGAATGAGACCGGAGAGAGGGGATATATAAGGGGAGATATTGTAAAAGAAGATGAAAAGAGCAGTAGTATATCCTCCTCCTTTATTTCCAGTGCCAGATGCCAGTACAAGAAGCTGGCGCTGATGATACATCCGGGCATGACAAATCAGGAGATACGTGATAACATTCGTGAAGCCATTTCTGCGCAGGGAAAGAATCATATATATCAATTTTCTCTTACAGGAAAGCGGGCAAGGGATATGATATTTGATATGGATAGCTTCTTGAACCATGGAAACATCCTGGAAGTGGTGGATGGAACGCTTCCGGATTATGATTTTGCTGCATTAAAGGAAGAAAACGAAGATAATATCATAGGTTTTTATATAAAAGCAATTGAAGAAGGGGATTTTACGAAGGAATTAGGCGAAAAAGCGTTGTATTATGGTATGGAAGCCCTTTTGGAAGCCAAGAATTACAAGTAA
- a CDS encoding sugar-binding protein: MKKGERWFALLLVFVILLTSVGQVPAKAQAAKLKTVTVSTQKQLEAAMKNEKVGKVIISTKSKVTLTIPKSTGSSKKSLVVKAANATLVNNGGFQTITIEASKKFTENAKGNTIVIKEKGAKVNIVANGKVAINVLAKADISLSGKAKTTVVIVDKKAEGTVLKASTAIKLDTKATIDVTLKAGAEGSTLKSSDKNAEVSVKNETNKEIKLVTMEGTISIGKGEETKKPGTTVKPTTTPTPTTAPSGGNSGNNSGTPSDPSTGRVPVNSEGFDAKGRMVAYFGSPSIDGTVDKVWEDAVPVTLKDTAGKTDTAAEFRVMWDDSALYILAKVKDSALDSAAGNVYEKDSIEIFLDEKNNKTKDYGQDDLHFRVNYKNEQSADNGDLSRLYTEAKTVSDGYVIEARIALADKLAKNDTVYGFELSLNDAKGGKRITALNVFDKTGMAYANTGLFGNLLLAGKKSGAVSGLNPYDLLNLVASSKKIMLERYINGDAVKDLIAQSEAAIKSSDITQKKIDDLYAALNKAVENLISDGKGYDEKECRQVPLKYKTVDDHKGTIERVTYNMVSYDGKNEARTKNFLVYLPNGYNAADKSKKYNVLYLIHGMGEDQNTVFGGPGQNTEMMKILDNMIYDKKLEPMIIVTPTWSYNGNSGDFSVIGSLSEIFHNELVKDIIPKVEGMYNTYATSTSEKDLIAAREHRAVAGFSMGSATTWNILANRIDYFKYYMPISAGYSKNTGTENFTGTIEERRAQYLESVVKDAGYGPNDVSIFSATGTADSARAGLLAQIEAMKKVGDTFIYSADLNKGNFYFLYGEGGTHSWNSVNKYLYNMLPDLFNNKKIAITDPAPIAVDENGFDESGRIVANFGTPSIDGTIDQVWSKAAQFSAKPSATSPASAKFRMLWDEKALYVLAEVKDSNLDLSSGNVYDRDSMELFFDENHDRTVNYNKDDLHFRVSYDNKQSADNGDLGRFYTKTSVVEGGYIVEARLALTGKPANNTIYGIDLSVNDGVAGRKIGQLGVFDQNNEAYKDTSKFGAIILSGRARGAVSGLNPYDLMNVVEEGKEIKLERYTNGAAVVNLIAQAEDVLKNNEVTQKVINDLYAKLRAAIDGLIPDGNSYTDKECRRILQSYKLVDDHQGTIERIDYDTVTFDGKNVTKDFLVYLPNGYNKEDKTKKYNVLYLIHGMGENQNTVFGGPGENTEMMKILDNMIYNKQIEPLIVVTPTWSYNGNSGDFSVIFQQTEYFHNELVNNIIPKVEGMYNTYAASTSPEALKAVREHRALAGFSMGSSTTWNTFASQIDYFKYYMPMSLSFIKGVNVDVYEGSADERKAEYLANVMRKAGYGPNDVSIFCATGTEDMAYGGMVSQIEAMKKVDDKFIYTADLNKGNFYFMTLTGGTHTWNCVNRYLYNMLPDLFNTKKIDTAIIPVRTYVDFDKNDGTGVIGTRKANADGYVKLPTNEIKLPGAELAGWSTTADSITPVVPESDGTYKAANNTTLYAVWKWSKPSVVSVVSGGAIAVDTTAPQNIKLGVVVSGSAITVEPSSGVIVANAGADFTLDFTKSVSNVTANYVIQYAAVDVTVSDLSSVIWKDVLSTETITVDSASTDRNIYVRISSGAGSKILISDPVLLKIKN, encoded by the coding sequence ATGAAAAAAGGAGAAAGGTGGTTCGCGCTTCTATTGGTATTCGTAATACTTTTAACCTCTGTGGGTCAAGTTCCCGCCAAAGCACAGGCGGCCAAGCTTAAGACAGTAACTGTTAGCACACAGAAGCAATTAGAAGCGGCAATGAAGAATGAGAAGGTAGGTAAAGTTATTATTTCCACTAAGAGCAAAGTGACTTTGACAATTCCAAAAAGTACGGGAAGCAGTAAGAAGAGCTTAGTTGTTAAAGCAGCGAACGCAACACTTGTGAATAATGGAGGCTTTCAGACAATTACTATTGAGGCTTCCAAAAAATTCACTGAAAATGCAAAAGGTAATACTATAGTAATTAAAGAGAAGGGTGCCAAAGTAAATATCGTTGCGAACGGAAAGGTTGCGATTAACGTTCTGGCTAAGGCTGATATATCATTAAGCGGTAAGGCAAAGACCACCGTTGTTATTGTTGATAAGAAAGCCGAAGGAACCGTGCTAAAAGCAAGCACTGCTATTAAGCTGGATACAAAAGCAACCATAGACGTTACACTGAAGGCAGGCGCAGAAGGCTCGACCCTAAAATCCTCTGATAAAAATGCAGAGGTATCAGTAAAGAATGAGACAAATAAAGAAATAAAGCTGGTAACAATGGAAGGTACCATAAGTATTGGCAAAGGCGAGGAGACAAAGAAGCCGGGAACTACTGTTAAACCTACGACAACACCAACGCCTACAACAGCACCTTCCGGCGGTAATTCCGGAAATAATTCAGGCACTCCCAGTGATCCGAGCACCGGGCGTGTTCCTGTGAATTCGGAAGGCTTTGACGCAAAGGGCCGTATGGTTGCTTATTTCGGATCTCCAAGTATCGACGGAACAGTAGATAAGGTATGGGAGGATGCAGTACCGGTAACATTAAAGGACACTGCAGGAAAGACAGATACTGCAGCAGAGTTCAGGGTAATGTGGGATGATTCGGCTCTCTATATTCTTGCAAAGGTAAAGGACAGTGCTTTGGATTCCGCGGCGGGTAATGTTTATGAAAAGGACTCCATAGAAATTTTCCTGGATGAAAAAAACAACAAGACAAAGGACTACGGTCAGGATGATTTACACTTCAGGGTAAATTATAAGAATGAACAGTCTGCAGATAACGGAGATCTGAGCAGACTCTACACAGAGGCAAAGACAGTAAGCGATGGATATGTTATTGAGGCCAGAATTGCTCTGGCAGACAAACTTGCCAAGAATGATACGGTATATGGTTTTGAACTGTCCCTCAATGATGCAAAAGGCGGCAAAAGAATTACTGCACTTAATGTATTTGACAAGACAGGCATGGCATATGCAAACACAGGTCTCTTTGGCAATCTGCTGCTGGCAGGGAAGAAATCAGGCGCCGTATCCGGTTTAAATCCTTATGACTTATTGAACTTGGTTGCAAGCAGCAAAAAGATCATGCTGGAGCGCTATATCAACGGAGATGCAGTTAAGGATCTTATCGCCCAATCAGAAGCGGCTATAAAGAGTTCAGATATTACTCAAAAGAAGATTGATGATTTGTACGCAGCACTTAATAAGGCCGTAGAAAACCTGATCAGCGATGGCAAGGGTTACGATGAGAAGGAATGCCGACAGGTTCCTTTAAAGTATAAGACTGTTGATGATCATAAGGGAACAATTGAGAGAGTAACCTATAATATGGTCTCTTATGATGGTAAAAATGAGGCCCGTACGAAGAATTTCCTTGTATACCTGCCAAATGGCTATAATGCAGCAGATAAATCAAAGAAATATAATGTATTATACCTTATTCACGGTATGGGCGAGGATCAGAATACGGTATTCGGCGGACCCGGCCAGAATACGGAAATGATGAAGATCCTCGATAATATGATCTATGATAAAAAGCTCGAACCGATGATTATTGTAACTCCTACCTGGTCTTATAACGGAAATTCAGGAGACTTTAGTGTAATAGGCTCTTTATCGGAAATCTTCCACAACGAGCTTGTGAAGGATATCATTCCTAAGGTTGAGGGTATGTATAATACTTATGCTACATCAACCTCCGAGAAGGATTTGATAGCTGCCAGAGAGCACAGAGCGGTAGCCGGCTTCTCTATGGGTTCAGCTACAACCTGGAACATCTTAGCAAACCGTATTGATTACTTCAAGTATTATATGCCTATCAGTGCCGGTTATTCAAAAAACACAGGCACAGAAAACTTTACGGGCACAATAGAGGAAAGACGGGCACAGTATCTTGAGAGCGTAGTAAAAGATGCCGGCTATGGACCGAATGATGTCAGCATCTTCAGTGCTACAGGTACAGCAGATTCAGCAAGGGCCGGTTTGCTTGCGCAAATTGAGGCCATGAAGAAGGTCGGAGACACCTTTATTTATTCGGCCGATTTAAACAAGGGTAATTTCTACTTCCTATACGGTGAAGGTGGTACCCATTCCTGGAACAGCGTAAACAAATACTTATATAATATGCTGCCGGACTTGTTCAACAACAAGAAAATTGCAATAACTGATCCTGCTCCCATTGCAGTTGATGAAAATGGCTTTGATGAATCCGGACGTATCGTTGCTAATTTTGGAACTCCCAGTATTGACGGAACCATCGATCAGGTATGGAGTAAGGCAGCACAGTTCTCAGCAAAACCCTCTGCTACCTCTCCCGCATCAGCTAAGTTTAGAATGCTTTGGGATGAAAAAGCACTTTACGTACTGGCTGAGGTAAAAGACAGCAATCTTGACCTTTCTTCCGGAAATGTGTATGACAGAGATTCTATGGAATTATTCTTTGATGAGAATCATGACAGAACTGTTAATTATAACAAAGATGATTTACATTTCAGAGTAAGCTATGACAATAAGCAATCTGCTGATAATGGGGATTTGGGAAGATTTTATACTAAGACCTCCGTGGTAGAGGGCGGATATATTGTTGAGGCCAGATTAGCACTTACAGGCAAGCCGGCAAACAACACCATATATGGCATTGATCTATCGGTAAATGACGGAGTAGCCGGCAGAAAGATCGGTCAGCTAGGTGTGTTTGACCAGAATAACGAAGCATATAAGGATACCAGTAAATTTGGTGCGATCATCTTATCAGGAAGAGCAAGAGGTGCAGTTTCCGGATTGAATCCTTATGATTTGATGAATGTGGTTGAAGAAGGTAAAGAGATTAAGCTGGAACGCTATACAAATGGTGCAGCTGTAGTGAATTTAATTGCCCAGGCAGAGGATGTTCTTAAGAATAATGAGGTTACTCAGAAAGTAATTAATGATCTGTACGCTAAATTAAGAGCAGCCATTGATGGACTGATTCCTGACGGTAATTCTTATACAGATAAAGAATGCAGAAGGATTCTACAGAGTTACAAGCTTGTTGATGATCATCAGGGCACAATCGAAAGAATAGATTATGATACCGTCACATTTGACGGCAAAAATGTAACCAAGGATTTCCTTGTATATCTGCCAAACGGCTATAATAAGGAGGATAAGACAAAGAAATATAATGTCTTATACCTGATTCATGGCATGGGCGAGAACCAGAATACAGTATTCGGAGGTCCTGGTGAGAATACCGAGATGATGAAGATCCTGGATAACATGATTTATAACAAACAGATTGAACCATTGATTGTTGTAACTCCTACCTGGTCATATAACGGAAATTCGGGAGACTTTAGTGTAATCTTCCAGCAGACAGAGTATTTCCACAATGAGCTTGTTAACAATATCATTCCTAAGGTTGAAGGTATGTATAATACTTATGCAGCATCAACTTCTCCGGAAGCTTTGAAAGCTGTCAGAGAACACAGGGCATTAGCCGGGTTCTCTATGGGTTCCTCCACGACCTGGAATACCTTTGCGAGCCAAATTGATTATTTTAAATATTATATGCCGATGAGCTTATCCTTTATAAAAGGTGTTAATGTTGATGTATATGAAGGGTCCGCAGATGAAAGGAAAGCAGAATATCTGGCAAATGTTATGAGAAAAGCCGGCTATGGACCCAATGACGTAAGCATATTCTGTGCTACCGGTACCGAGGATATGGCTTATGGCGGTATGGTAAGTCAGATAGAAGCTATGAAGAAGGTGGATGACAAATTCATCTATACGGCTGATCTAAATAAGGGTAACTTCTATTTCATGACATTAACAGGTGGAACACATACCTGGAACTGCGTAAACAGATACCTTTATAATATGCTTCCTGATTTATTTAATACCAAGAAGATTGATACAGCAATCATTCCTGTAAGGACTTATGTTGACTTTGACAAGAATGACGGTACAGGAGTTATAGGTACAAGAAAAGCAAATGCAGATGGATATGTTAAGCTTCCGACCAATGAGATTAAACTACCCGGGGCAGAGCTTGCAGGGTGGAGCACAACTGCAGATTCAATAACTCCTGTAGTTCCTGAATCAGACGGAACCTATAAAGCAGCAAATAATACTACCTTATATGCAGTTTGGAAATGGAGTAAGCCGTCCGTAGTAAGTGTGGTATCCGGAGGAGCGATCGCCGTAGACACAACAGCACCTCAGAATATTAAGCTTGGAGTAGTAGTTTCCGGCTCTGCAATAACAGTAGAACCTTCAAGCGGTGTTATCGTAGCAAATGCAGGTGCGGACTTTACATTGGATTTCACGAAGAGCGTCAGCAACGTTACAGCCAATTATGTCATCCAGTATGCAGCAGTTGATGTGACTGTAAGCGATTTGAGCAGTGTTATCTGGAAAGATGTATTATCTACAGAAACAATAACGGTTGATTCTGCTTCAACGGACAGAAATATATATGTTCGCATAAGCAGTGGTGCAGGCAGTAAAATTCTTATTAGTGATCCAGTACTGCTGAAGATAAAAAATTAA
- a CDS encoding substrate-binding domain-containing protein, whose product MLKSSRKLQSPILIQRMLNWDFENEFISSEDKDQNDMYHNYRKYFTRFRNDFDNVKSISGQLEGVVEEIVDASKSVRHSSEYIAQGAQTQAEDVGRCMGVADHLSEKINEMDLKSKELIGLAFDMSKVNAEGKDAIHNLSVNQEKNERVMKEISESIYTLLNKTQNITEITKVLYGIASQTNLLALNASIEAARAGEAGKGFAVVAEEVRKLSEESRRASENISSSLSDITSQLDNLRGVMTSSTAIFGEQNNAVGKVIESVEQVNNTADIFIKKQQDFGEEVGKLTKEKSTLIEALGSIAAVVEESSATTEEVASLTISQNSMADILVKMTRELCDKVSLIERSSSSIKTSATVKKKKKIALVWDLDDPFWEPAAKEAQKTAKILDMDAEVFAPKARGEQGTKEMIDILKRISVGGFDGIAISPIEDEGVAREMKALTDKGVKVIFIQSPVKGIPHESVIGTNTLQCGRSAGKIVNQILNGRGEVIVGMWTDYKLASIEERAEGFVKELKENSNITVHQVGVMGEPSKEESERVISKMLKDYPNTKLFFSTNVGWGLAYARYVESHKLDVKVVTIDFTKEVAEHMKKGSINAAVAQRPFVWGSVPLELFVDVFAGKQVQKSMDTGTYEVNAGNLKIFEQRV is encoded by the coding sequence ATGTTAAAGAGCAGCAGGAAGTTACAAAGCCCAATTTTAATTCAGAGGATGCTGAATTGGGATTTTGAAAATGAATTTATCAGCAGCGAAGATAAGGACCAGAATGATATGTATCATAATTACAGGAAATATTTTACCCGGTTCCGTAATGATTTTGATAATGTGAAATCAATATCCGGTCAGTTGGAAGGCGTAGTTGAGGAAATTGTTGATGCTTCCAAGAGTGTCAGACATTCCTCCGAATACATAGCCCAGGGGGCACAGACCCAGGCAGAAGATGTCGGAAGGTGTATGGGAGTTGCCGATCATCTCTCAGAGAAAATCAATGAGATGGACTTAAAGTCAAAGGAATTGATAGGACTTGCCTTTGATATGAGTAAAGTAAATGCAGAAGGGAAGGATGCTATCCATAACCTGTCTGTAAATCAGGAAAAGAATGAAAGGGTTATGAAAGAGATTTCTGAGTCAATATATACCCTTTTAAATAAAACCCAGAACATAACAGAGATTACTAAAGTATTATACGGTATTGCCTCTCAAACTAATCTGTTGGCTTTGAATGCTTCCATTGAAGCTGCCAGAGCCGGCGAGGCAGGTAAAGGATTTGCCGTTGTAGCAGAGGAAGTACGGAAATTATCCGAGGAGAGCAGAAGAGCCAGCGAAAATATCAGCAGTTCTTTATCGGATATAACCAGCCAGTTGGATAACTTAAGAGGTGTAATGACATCCTCTACCGCAATCTTTGGTGAGCAGAATAATGCTGTCGGAAAAGTAATTGAGTCTGTTGAACAGGTTAATAATACAGCGGATATCTTTATTAAGAAGCAGCAGGATTTTGGTGAAGAAGTTGGAAAGCTTACAAAGGAAAAGAGTACTTTAATAGAAGCCCTTGGCAGTATTGCTGCCGTAGTAGAGGAATCTTCCGCTACCACCGAGGAAGTCGCTTCTCTTACAATCAGCCAAAATAGTATGGCTGACATTCTTGTTAAGATGACAAGGGAATTATGTGATAAGGTTTCGTTAATTGAACGCAGTTCCTCTTCCATAAAAACCTCTGCGACAGTGAAAAAGAAGAAAAAGATTGCGCTGGTGTGGGATTTGGATGATCCTTTCTGGGAACCAGCTGCCAAAGAAGCACAAAAGACAGCTAAAATACTGGATATGGATGCGGAAGTATTTGCTCCGAAGGCTAGAGGCGAACAGGGCACAAAGGAAATGATTGATATCCTGAAGAGGATATCCGTAGGCGGTTTTGACGGAATTGCAATTTCGCCTATTGAAGATGAGGGCGTAGCAAGAGAAATGAAAGCACTTACGGATAAAGGGGTGAAGGTAATCTTTATCCAGTCTCCTGTTAAGGGAATTCCCCATGAATCGGTTATCGGTACCAATACCCTGCAATGCGGAAGAAGTGCCGGAAAGATTGTAAACCAGATTCTTAACGGCAGGGGAGAAGTAATTGTAGGCATGTGGACCGACTATAAACTGGCGTCCATTGAAGAAAGAGCAGAAGGCTTTGTAAAGGAGCTCAAGGAGAATTCGAACATTACCGTACATCAGGTCGGTGTTATGGGAGAACCTTCGAAGGAAGAATCAGAGAGGGTAATATCGAAGATGTTAAAGGATTATCCGAATACGAAACTCTTCTTCTCCACCAATGTCGGCTGGGGACTTGCCTACGCCAGATATGTGGAAAGTCATAAACTGGATGTTAAAGTTGTCACCATAGATTTTACCAAGGAAGTAGCAGAACATATGAAGAAAGGCAGTATCAATGCAGCAGTTGCACAAAGGCCTTTCGTATGGGGAAGTGTTCCGCTTGAATTATTCGTAGACGTCTTTGCCGGCAAACAAGTCCAGAAGTCAATGGATACCGGAACCTACGAAGTGAATGCAGGCAACCTTAAGATCTTTGAACAAAGAGTCTAA
- a CDS encoding N-acetylmuramoyl-L-alanine amidase, giving the protein MRHEVYRSKRKYKRKGATRLLLLCEAFSRKCGGTREMPKRIRRSSLNKTLVLMVDSMKIAVDAGHGYNTSGKRTPPVPTDVDFNKDGKADVKKGDSIREHVAAVGVAYLLVQELKRCGFTTVMTGFDDDNPKDDPDTPLTERQVTIRDAKCDYSVSIHYNAYGDGTSFNSAEGVEIYIHNAYNGKSESLARSVLKYLVQGTKQTNRGINKQALAMCNCKNLGTKASILCELCFMTNEREALQMMGSSAYWKEAAQEICKGICEYTKVKYVSEIYTPTKTIKRTSSTTDIKWLQEKLNAVLAGESFIPLTVDGNYGNKTRIAVLIYWEKLGWNQTGKDTGFSAGSNTITALSKGRKN; this is encoded by the coding sequence ATGAGGCACGAAGTCTATAGGAGTAAAAGAAAATATAAAAGAAAAGGTGCCACAAGACTTCTTTTACTCTGTGAAGCTTTTTCACGAAAATGTGGCGGTACCCGGGAAATGCCTAAAAGAATAAGAAGATCCTCTTTAAACAAGACTCTGGTACTTATGGTAGATTCAATGAAAATAGCAGTAGATGCAGGACATGGTTATAACACTTCCGGAAAACGAACACCTCCGGTTCCCACGGATGTTGATTTTAATAAAGACGGAAAAGCCGATGTAAAAAAAGGTGATAGTATCAGGGAACATGTGGCAGCAGTTGGTGTTGCTTACCTACTTGTGCAAGAGCTTAAGCGCTGTGGCTTTACCACAGTTATGACGGGTTTTGACGATGACAATCCAAAAGATGACCCGGATACTCCTTTAACGGAAAGACAGGTAACTATCCGTGATGCCAAATGTGATTATTCTGTCAGCATACATTATAATGCATACGGTGACGGAACCTCTTTTAATTCGGCAGAAGGAGTTGAAATCTATATTCACAACGCCTACAACGGGAAATCCGAAAGTCTGGCTAGGAGTGTGTTAAAATACCTGGTTCAAGGCACGAAGCAAACGAACAGGGGAATTAATAAGCAGGCACTGGCTATGTGCAATTGTAAGAATCTCGGCACAAAAGCGTCTATATTATGTGAGCTGTGTTTTATGACAAATGAAAGAGAGGCTCTGCAGATGATGGGAAGCAGTGCTTACTGGAAGGAAGCCGCCCAGGAAATCTGCAAAGGTATCTGTGAATATACTAAAGTAAAATATGTTTCAGAGATTTATACACCGACGAAGACGATTAAAAGAACCTCTTCGACTACCGATATCAAATGGCTCCAGGAAAAACTAAATGCTGTTTTGGCAGGAGAGAGCTTCATTCCTCTTACCGTTGACGGAAACTATGGAAATAAAACCAGAATTGCCGTACTCATTTACTGGGAGAAGCTCGGCTGGAATCAGACTGGCAAGGATACCGGCTTTAGTGCAGGCAGTAATACCATAACTGCACTATCCAAAGGAAGAAAGAATTAG